In uncultured Fibrobacter sp., a single window of DNA contains:
- a CDS encoding glutamate-cysteine ligase family protein, with amino-acid sequence MTNYKLWQRYGIEMEYMIVDRDTLDVLPRADVPLGKDKNGEQLSDVEHGPIGLSNELVSHVLEFKCAEPVDSLKHLGKTFHHEILKANESLKSINAMLLPTAAHPFMDPAVMQLWPYDCLDIYQAYDRIFNCKGHGWANLQSTHINLSFNGDEEFGKLHGAIRALLPLIPAIAASSPFLDSKYCGFLDGRIETYRHNQEKIPSITGKVIPEAVFTYKDYEEQIFNRVKADIAPYDPEHLLNHFFLNSRGAIARFDRGAVEIRLVDIQECPDADIAIAEWEVAVLKGLAEGAFANEKEIRALDTDALAKILLATTKSAEKTVISDRNYLKIWGNYASEITAGELIQKITDRVKAKISSHSQELLQKMFKRGTLASTLVKNVGANPDHDDFVYEYGKLAHCLAENKLYGTEE; translated from the coding sequence ATGACAAACTACAAACTTTGGCAACGTTACGGCATCGAGATGGAGTACATGATCGTGGATCGTGATACTCTTGATGTACTCCCCCGCGCTGATGTCCCGCTTGGAAAAGACAAGAACGGCGAACAGCTTTCGGACGTGGAGCACGGGCCCATTGGTCTTTCAAACGAGTTGGTGAGTCATGTGCTGGAATTCAAGTGCGCAGAACCTGTCGATAGCCTGAAGCATTTGGGCAAGACATTCCATCATGAAATCTTGAAGGCGAACGAATCGCTCAAGAGCATTAACGCGATGCTTTTGCCGACGGCAGCCCACCCCTTTATGGATCCCGCCGTGATGCAGCTTTGGCCCTACGATTGCTTGGACATTTACCAGGCTTACGACCGCATTTTTAATTGCAAAGGTCACGGTTGGGCGAACCTGCAATCGACACATATCAACCTTTCTTTTAACGGCGATGAAGAATTCGGGAAACTGCACGGAGCAATCCGAGCCCTGTTGCCGCTGATCCCCGCCATTGCGGCATCGAGTCCATTCCTCGACAGCAAATACTGCGGATTCCTGGATGGCAGAATCGAAACCTATCGTCACAATCAAGAGAAAATTCCGAGCATTACCGGCAAGGTAATTCCCGAAGCGGTCTTTACCTACAAGGATTACGAAGAGCAGATTTTCAATCGCGTGAAGGCCGATATTGCTCCTTACGATCCGGAACATTTGCTGAACCATTTCTTCTTGAATAGCCGCGGGGCTATCGCCCGCTTTGATCGCGGGGCCGTAGAAATTCGCCTCGTGGACATTCAGGAATGCCCCGATGCAGACATTGCGATTGCCGAATGGGAAGTCGCTGTACTCAAGGGCCTTGCAGAAGGCGCTTTCGCAAACGAAAAGGAAATTCGCGCTCTCGACACCGACGCTCTTGCCAAGATTCTGCTCGCGACTACGAAATCCGCCGAAAAGACCGTGATTAGCGACCGCAATTACCTGAAAATTTGGGGAAATTACGCGAGCGAAATTACCGCCGGCGAACTCATCCAGAAAATCACCGACCGTGTAAAAGCTAAAATCAGCAGCCACTCGCAGGAACTTCTGCAGAAGATGTTCAAGCGCGGCACACTCGCCAGCACTCTCGTCAAGAATGTCGGCGCAAATCCCGACCACGATGACTTCGTGTACGAATACGGAAAACTCGCCCACTGCCTCGCGGAAAACAAGCTGTACGGAACGGAAGAATAA
- a CDS encoding Rpn family recombination-promoting nuclease/putative transposase: MTKRFSHDSYARSVLKDPVRTAELLRLASRKNSNLAQFLATVNLDTLQEISEAFSDTVTHGDGDLAFTVKIASDEPKQAELLVGFIEEHKSYPDSGIIPQLVKYWFQIMFRNQKNIPTVAVVLYNGKDPWHIEKEVMYPNYPEYYHKIGLPFLLEVVDVSDIFKDEEIPQISPKIALALVALKYVFNGEKLKKHLKAAMAGLKSLPRDEAEEFLSQTFVYLKQWFNGEAKEQFKMDFKKCSEVYGYKSIAEVEEEENEANLQSIAIGLLEDGVPDDVIMRRFNFTHETIIKLKAQIAKATCSA, encoded by the coding sequence ATGACAAAAAGATTTTCGCACGATTCGTATGCTCGCTCGGTGCTGAAGGATCCTGTTCGCACAGCGGAACTTCTTCGCCTTGCATCTCGTAAAAACAGTAACCTTGCTCAGTTTCTTGCAACGGTGAATCTCGACACTTTACAAGAAATTTCCGAAGCATTCAGCGACACGGTTACCCACGGTGACGGCGATTTGGCATTCACCGTAAAGATTGCAAGTGACGAGCCGAAGCAAGCTGAACTTCTTGTCGGCTTTATCGAAGAACACAAGAGCTATCCCGATTCGGGAATCATTCCGCAGTTGGTAAAGTACTGGTTTCAGATTATGTTCCGCAACCAGAAGAACATCCCGACCGTCGCTGTCGTTCTCTACAACGGAAAGGACCCCTGGCACATCGAAAAGGAGGTAATGTACCCGAACTATCCCGAATACTATCACAAGATTGGATTGCCCTTCCTGTTGGAAGTCGTTGACGTAAGCGATATTTTCAAGGACGAGGAAATTCCGCAGATTTCGCCAAAGATCGCGCTTGCGCTGGTCGCTTTGAAGTATGTTTTTAATGGGGAAAAGCTCAAAAAACATCTGAAGGCCGCCATGGCCGGGCTTAAGTCACTCCCCCGCGACGAGGCAGAAGAATTTTTGTCCCAAACATTTGTATATTTAAAGCAGTGGTTCAACGGCGAGGCCAAGGAGCAGTTTAAAATGGATTTCAAGAAGTGCAGCGAAGTTTACGGCTACAAGTCCATCGCCGAAGTTGAAGAAGAAGAAAACGAGGCCAATCTTCAGAGTATCGCCATTGGTTTGCTAGAAGATGGCGTTCCCGATGACGTTATTATGCGCCGATTCAACTTCACGCACGAAACCATTATTAAGCTCAAAGCCCAAATTGCCAAAGCCACCTGTTCT
- a CDS encoding RimK family protein: MKKLIVVNNPKHWKLHVPGIDIISAQDYLISSKYTNERNLRVFNLCRDYNYQSKGYYVSLLAEARGHKVIPGVKNMRDFKAPAVIKHISDEIDNLIQKSLHKLTGTEFVLSIYFGQNVSPQYLELSQELYRLFQAPLLRAKFVFKQKWFIQSIRPICVDEIPESHMEFVDKFAQEYFEKTRYASSKEEDYLYDLGILTNPDEVEPPSNAQAIQNFIKAAEETGFRVEMITKKDYPRVGEFDAIFIRETTNVNHYTYSFARRAQSQGIAVIDDPDSILRCSNKVYLQELMQAAKIHSPKTIIAHAENRHTLAKEIGFPMVIKSPDSSFSMGVKKATNKEELEQILDEMFQHSDLLIAQEFTPTEFDWRVGVLDGKPLYACKYHMAKGHWQIYNWESNDKQSEEFSGKCESVPIEMVPHGIVKTALKICSLIGNGLYGVDLKEWHGHPIVIEVNDNPSIDAGIEDGVGKSKVYLAIMRSLRHRIEDRMNAAQHKLQQHEREWF, encoded by the coding sequence ATGAAAAAGTTAATCGTTGTAAACAATCCCAAGCACTGGAAGTTACACGTTCCGGGCATCGATATCATTTCGGCACAGGACTACCTGATTTCGAGCAAATACACTAACGAACGCAACTTGCGCGTATTCAACCTTTGCCGCGATTACAACTACCAGAGCAAGGGCTACTATGTTTCGCTCCTGGCTGAAGCCCGCGGACACAAGGTGATTCCGGGCGTCAAGAATATGCGCGACTTCAAGGCTCCGGCGGTCATCAAGCATATCTCCGACGAAATCGACAATCTGATCCAAAAGAGTCTGCACAAGCTCACTGGCACCGAATTCGTGCTTTCGATTTACTTCGGTCAGAACGTGAGCCCGCAGTACCTGGAGCTTTCACAAGAACTTTACCGTTTGTTCCAGGCTCCTCTGCTGCGCGCAAAATTCGTGTTCAAGCAGAAGTGGTTTATCCAGAGTATTCGTCCAATTTGCGTGGATGAAATTCCCGAATCGCACATGGAATTCGTCGACAAGTTTGCGCAGGAATACTTCGAGAAAACGCGCTATGCTTCCAGTAAGGAAGAAGATTACCTGTACGACTTGGGCATTCTCACGAACCCCGACGAAGTCGAGCCGCCGAGCAATGCACAGGCCATCCAGAACTTTATCAAGGCCGCCGAAGAAACGGGATTCCGCGTGGAGATGATTACCAAGAAGGATTACCCTCGCGTTGGCGAATTCGACGCCATTTTTATCCGCGAAACCACAAACGTGAACCATTACACTTATAGCTTCGCTCGCCGTGCGCAGTCGCAGGGAATTGCAGTAATTGACGACCCCGACAGCATCCTGCGCTGCTCCAACAAGGTTTACCTGCAAGAACTCATGCAGGCCGCCAAGATTCATTCACCGAAGACGATTATTGCACACGCCGAAAACCGTCACACGCTCGCGAAGGAAATCGGATTCCCCATGGTGATTAAATCGCCGGATTCGAGTTTCTCCATGGGCGTAAAAAAGGCGACCAACAAGGAAGAACTCGAGCAGATCCTCGACGAAATGTTCCAACACAGCGACTTGCTGATTGCACAGGAATTTACGCCGACGGAATTCGACTGGCGCGTGGGCGTACTCGACGGCAAGCCGCTCTACGCCTGCAAATACCACATGGCCAAGGGCCACTGGCAGATTTACAACTGGGAAAGCAACGACAAGCAAAGCGAAGAATTTTCGGGCAAATGCGAAAGCGTACCGATTGAAATGGTACCTCACGGAATCGTGAAAACCGCACTCAAGATTTGCAGCCTGATCGGCAACGGCCTCTATGGCGTCGATTTGAAGGAATGGCACGGTCACCCGATTGTGATTGAAGTGAATGACAATCCGAGTATTGACGCGGGCATTGAAGATGGCGTGGGCAAGAGCAAGGTTTACCTCGCCATCATGAGGTCGCTGCGCCATCGCATCGAAGACCGCATGAACGCCGCGCAACATAAATTGCAACAGCACGAAAGGGAATGGTTTTAG